The following proteins are co-located in the Besnoitia besnoiti strain Bb-Ger1 chromosome Unknown contig00007, whole genome shotgun sequence genome:
- a CDS encoding uncharacterized protein (encoded by transcript BESB_073750), protein MPPASMDNESIASSDFASDGEDGEGMSAGFSVSDSDEGDAPSVDPTGAGGVAQKKGEGPWRLELNSNLASQAHRLALKEQKRARGEKEGTLRLTAPEQSPESQRKKGQQIQKQQGIIADLLALRIRLNGALRGCNRLPNAHMFALLSEFMGNARKDLKQTREREQGATANEDSSSPSAGTVSTSLSVSLNGLREEAAGLVEDLLALQGALLEQNGFRADFEEEDEEEDDAAAVAAERSGAEHEDSWERRRLRWRQAQRSLRHRRTDDAEAEDAEASRGKEGGGSKKRKAAAVLSSDEEDAFTDADEAKTPVELSVWTDTVDAFWRRKARRLCLENADAWHATVDPRSQSFRSMSQPPSQQLHHAMTTQYSRLLTRALRSAHIPLSATASATARSAAPDPTSRHGESGSSSEGCVPCHVVGCSTLQKLVHRSGEGEREAAGTASILADLLRHDFYDDGDFYVELLKQVVKQGGALDSSDTLDKEKSLLKLRNKLNRNRTDVDRRASKGRKIRYQPIEKLQNLVAAIPWQPNVDALPGAGDETMVNRLMRQLFADD, encoded by the exons ATGCCGCCTGCATCCATGGATAACGAGTCCATCGCTTCTTCGGACTTTGCCTCTGACGGCGAGGACGGTGAGGGGATGAGCGCTGGCTTCTCTGTGTCAGACTCAGACGAAGGCGATGCGCCGTCGGTTGACCcgacaggcgcgggcggcgtcgctcagAAGAAAGGAGAAGGGCCTTGGCGGTTGGAACTGAACTCGAATCTTGCCTCTCAGGCGCATCGACTAGCTCTGAAGGAACAGAAACGTGCAAGGGGCGAGAAAGAGGGAACGCTGCGGCTGACAGCGCCCGAGCAGTCCCCAGAGAGTCAGAGAAAGAAAGGCCAGCAGATCCAAAAGCAGCAAGGCATCATCGCAGATCTCCTTGCTCTGAGGATTCGTCTCAATGGTGCTCTGAGGGGCTGCAATCGCCTTCCAAACGCTCACATGTTTGCACTGCTGAGTGAATTCATGGGGAACGCGCGGAAGGACTTGAAACagacacgagagagagagcaaggTGCCACAGCAAATGAAGATTCatcttcgccgtccgcgggCACGGTTTCGActtcgctgtctgtctctttgAATGGCctgagagaagaagctgcgggCCTCGTTGAAGACTTGCTCGCCTTACAAGGTGCACTTCTTGAACAGAACGGCTTTCGCGCAGATtttgaagaagaggacgaagaagaagatgacGCGGCAGCCGTAGCCGCGGAACGCAGTGGAGCCGAGCATGAGGACTCTTgggagcgacgacgccttcGCTGGCGACAGGCCCAGAGATCTCTAAGGCACAGGCGCACCGACGATGCTGAAGCTGAGGATGCAGAGGCGTCACGGGGaaaggagggcggcggcagcaagaagagaaaggcCGCGGCAGTTTTGTCTTCTGATGAAGAGGACGCGTTCACTGACGCGGACGAAGCAAAGACACCTGTGGAACTCAGTGTATGGACAGACACCGTGGACGCCTTTTGGCGGCGGAAAGCCAGGCGGCTGTGTCTGGAAAATGCAGATGCCTGGCATGCCACCGTCGAT ccgCGATCCCAGAGCTTTAGGTCGATGAGTCAACCGCCGTCGCAACAACTGCATCACGCCATGACTACCCAGTATTCTCGTCTTCTGACCCGCGCGCTCCGGTCAGCTCAtattcctctctctgcgacgGCCTCTGCTACCGCGCGTTCTGCTGCGCCAGACCCAACGAGCAGACATGGCGAAAGTGGCTCATCCAGTGAAGGATGTGTGCCTTGTCATGTTGTCGGGTGTTCCACGCTGCAAAAACTTGTTCACCGCTCtggagaaggagagcgagaagcagcgggcACCGCGTCGATTCTCGCCGACCTTTTGAGACACGATTTTTACGACGACGGA GATTTCTACGTCGAACTACTCAAGCAGGTGGTGAAGCAAGGTGGAGCCTT GGATTCGTCAGACACCCTTGACAAAGAAAAAAGCCTCTTAAAACTGCGAAACAAGCTGAACCGTAA CCGGACAGACGTGGATCGTCGCGCCTCTAAGGGAAGAAAAATTCGGTATCAGCCCATCGAGAAACTTCAGAACTTGGTG GCCGCGATTCCGTGGCAGCCAAATGTAGATGCGCTCCCTGGTGCCGGAGATGAAACCATGGTGAACAGGCTCATGCGCCAACTGTTTGCCG
- a CDS encoding uncharacterized protein (encoded by transcript BESB_073760) — MATLAEIRIRRLRLLALFATLLVAYCASSSNAISGSNQVLLGVDDQLKNSHSIESRRMDDLDGIIHGRRGAGVGPASPAGEAIPSTSSAGPSSGSEAEDVFTGKPLEQWELLEGRMLLEKYARFTKKELRQRSAPDFYKRAIDLFLPPSSVIEVVKPDGTSEWLRRGDFLGSGGVGIVCEVQRLPDTATALPQKLAAKFYFHHGDTGTTLTQAEAALQKHITGEMEATNMLLEKKPSEELHGLGVGVAFGVYHMKRGDGYPPVQRTEVLSDGQLTTVFISTQVTLMPVFGPDMFDIRIINAKKTLLKAVFYDTVLAVANLNMLGYVHGDLKPENLVVDLESGQVKLIDLTSVTPMGSCRPDAVHWTVMQTSPERLRAAFAGQTHHPSEADDAWALGITLFQMLTNYEHPYSTEASRKDGWDLVRLLIDSIKPGRFQAPDMAVLGLSARETRMQLLEIVKLLTEPNKEERWTPRKLMERHPFFQVVDTGEASSERLGASSLA, encoded by the exons ATGGCAACGCTAGCTGAAATCCGGATCAGGAGGCTCCGCCTTCTAGCCTTGTTCGCCACACTGCTCGTGGCTTATTGTGCCTCCTCGTCCAACGCCATATCCGGCAGCAACCAGGTTCTCCTTGGCGTGGACGATCAA CTGAAAAACTCTCACAGCATCGAGAGTCGCAGAATGGACGACCTCGACGGCATCATTCATGGGCGCCGCG GAGCGGGGGTGGGTCCCGCGAGCCCAGCAGGAGAGGCGATTCCGAGTACAAGCTCTGCAGGACCTTCTTCTGGTTCAGAAGCTGAGGATGTGTTTACTGGAAAGCCACTTGAGCAGTGGGAACTGTTGGAGGGCCGGATGCTTCTGGAAAAGTATGCACGATTTACTAAAAAAGAGCTTCGGCAGCGTAGCGCACCAGACTTCTACAAACGGGCTATTGACTTGTTtttgccgccctcctcggtCATTGAGGTAGTGAAACCAGACGGCACTTCCGAGTGGTTGCGACGGGGTGATTTCCTGGGTTCAGGCGGCGTGGGAATTGTGTGTGAGGTACAACGTCTTCCGGACACCGCCACCGCGCTGCCTCAGAAGCTGGCCGCGAAATTTTACTTTCACCATGGAGATACCGGAACCACCCTGACACAGGCGGAAGCCGCGCTTCAAAAGCACATCACCGGAGAAATGGAGGCGACAAACATGCTATTAGAAAAGAAGCCCTCAGAGGAACTGCACGGGCTGGGAGTTGGGGTCGCTTTCGGCGTCTACCACATGAAACGGGGCGACGGCTACCCTCCTGTACAAAGGACTGAAGTCCTCAGTGATGGTCAGCTTACGACTGTATTCATCTCAACGCAAGTCACGCTAATGCCAGTCTTCGGGCCTGATATGTTCGACATACGAATCATCAATGCCAAAAAGACTCTTCTCAAAGCTGTGTTCTATGATACCGTCCTGGCAGTGGCGAATCTGAACATGCTGGGCTACGTCCATGGTGATCTAAAGCCcgagaacttggttgtcgATCTTGAAAGCGGGCAAGTAAAGCTCATCGATCTGACGTCTGTGACTCCTATGGGCTCATGCAGGCCGGACGCCGTGCACTGGACAGTGATGCAAACATCTCCTGAGAGACTCCGTGCTGCGTTTGCAGGACAAACGCACCACCCGAGCGAAGCCGACGATGCCTGGGCATTGGGAATAACACTGTTCCAGATGCTTACGAACTATGAGCATCCATATTCAACAGAAGCATCACGCAAGGATGGATGGGACCTGGTCAGATTGTTGATTGACAGCATTAAGCCAGGCAGGTTTCAAGCTCCGGACATGGCGGTTCTGGGAttgagcgcgagagaaaccCGGATGCAGTTATTGGAAATTGTCAAGCTATTGACGGAACCGAATAAAGAAGAACGATGGACACCGCGGAAGTTGATGGAGCGCCACCCTTTTTTCCAGGTAGTAGACACCGGTGAAGCGTCTTCAGAACGGCTTGGCGCGAGTAGTCTCGCGTGA
- a CDS encoding DUF803 domain-containing protein (encoded by transcript BESB_073770), translating to MGPPRLPASDGRRKLSSWRTQEPGAAVSSSPDTSSSASAGACAARVSPFSPLKARASSALSDAASTSFSVSWQSQENVRKLSWSSSVPATAPDRLRMSCAASRMSFQVCVSTFLALLGAFFLSTPERTWAFSPAPPLTFATGPPVRRLQVAGDLPQALEELLNVGGGTSLFIGIFLTLIGSVMMSGGSTMMKVGLHLEAEKSKPSSSLMCEPMWLGGLAAYTFGALLHIVALAFAPASVLAPMNSIGLIANAVTAATVLKEPFGFQEFLFTGGTALGVTLCACATLLPHDQFVNMGGDASSASEEDIGLYSWRDPWYLAYLACCVVPGFGTLIYVNSEESAALEEQERYMMNASPRASLKRLEMARRGASQPSNSASGGGVEGNVGNLGGPPNGAEASSSGSKAKVLRDIHEGGEDAHRALLDSDADSQQGQGKKTVLYSRCIGLCYGFLAGLTGAQCVLELKELAACAHRGMDDPAIWHHPQPYLVMVFLVASVWTQIHFLNLGLARGDATLVVPTYYVSWTFFGTLGGFAKFHEIQGFSVGAIVLFTLGFGLTILCIAILAVQEMTILRRYVDERVPDLAEADLDLPTQELQEQQLAKQVTLAMGLFPFSMLGRTVGRKRFRPLYQRFRRTRSTASDTALNDSYGELTLSSSGLIGAYTLPHNLHFNRTGSEGPAWDTRLRRETGADVPRADSLGPSPFSRHLAAAAAGRQGADRASGASEASPHEGDRLRVHRPWMQDAQPPRGVLGSRGSLQVPGPARGGPSEVELASAVVMSPVAVIGGQGS from the exons ATGGGACCTCCCAGACTCCCGGCCTCTGACGGCCGGCGTAAACTTTCTTCTTGGCGAACCCAAGAGCCGGGTGCGGCCGTGTCTTCTTCACCTGACACTTCATCGTCCGCTTCTGCAGGTGCTTGTGCAGCGCGCGTTTCACCTTTTTCACCTCTAAAGGCCCGTGCCTCCTCCGCACTCTCCGATGCCGCTTCCACTTCCTTCTCAGTGTCGTGGCAATCGCAGGAAAATGTGCGGAAGCTTTCTTGGTCCTCTAGTGTGCCGGCTACAGCGCCAGATCGCCTGCGAATGTCGTGTGCTGCTTCTCGCATGTCTTTCCAAGTGTGCGTGTCGACCTTTCTTGCACTCCTTGGAGCATTCTTCCTTTCCACTCCGGAACGCACTTGGGCTTTCTCTCCAGCCCCACCTCTCACGTTTGCGACTGGCCCCCCAGTTCGGCGGCTACAAGTGGCAGGGGATCTGCCGCAGGCACTCGAAGAGCTTCTGAATGTGGGAGGCGGCACGAGTCTGTTCATCGGCATCTTCCTCACTCTCATCGGCAGCGTTATGATGTCCGGAGGCAGCACAATGATGAAAGTGGGGCTCCACCTCGAGGCAGAAAAGAGCAaaccgtcgtcgtcgctcatGTGTGAGCCCATGTGGCTCGGCGGCTTGGCGG CGTACACTTTTGGGGCGCTGCTACACATCGTGGCCCtggccttcgcgccggcAAGTGTTTTGGCGCCCATGAACTCCATCGGCCTCATCGCCAACGCCGTCACCGCAGCC ACTGTTTTGAAGGAGCCGTTTGGCTTTCAGGAGTTTCTTTTCACCGGGGGCACGGCTCTGGGGGTGACTCtttgcgcctgcgccacgcTGCTGCCCCACGACCAGTTTGTAAATatgggaggcgacgcgagctcGGCGTCGGAGGAAGACATCGGTCTGTACAGCTGGCGCGACCCGTGGTATCTGGCGTATCTCGCGTGCTGCGTCGTGCCTGGCTTCGGCACGCTCATCTATGTCAACTctgaggagagcgccgcgctggaggaaCAAGAGAGGTATATGATGaacgcttctccgcgcgcgagtctgaAGAGGCTCGAAATGGcccggcgaggcgcttcgcaACCGTCAAACTCCGCGTCAGGCGGTGGCGTGGAGGGCAACGTCGGAAACCTCGGCGGCCCTCCAAACGGAGCAGAAGCGTCGAGCTCAGGCTCGAAGGCAAAGGTTCTCAG AGACATccacgaaggcggagaagacgctcATCGCGCTCTGCTTGACAGCGATGCAGATTCACAACAAGGCCAGGGGAAGAAAACCGTCCTATACTCGAGATGCATCG GCCTTTGCTACGGGTTTCTCGCCGGTCTGACTGGAGCCCAATGCGTTCTGGAGCTGAAAGAGCTCGCAGCTTGCGCTCAC CGAGGCATGGATGACCCTGCGATCTGGCACCACCCTCAGCCGTACCTCGTCATGGTCTTCCTCGTTGCTTCCGTTTGGACTCAG ATTCACTTCCTCAATCTCggcctggcgcgcggcgacgcaacTCTTGTCGTCCCCACGTACTATGTCAGTTGGACGTTTTTTGGCACACTGGGAG GTTTTGCGAAGTTTCACGAGATTCAGGGCTTCAGTGTAGGAGCCATTGTCCTCTTCACCCTCGGTTTCGGACTGACCATCCTCTGCATTGCCATTCTGGCTGTGCAGGAAATGACGATCTT GCGTCGCTACGTCGATGAGCGCGTGCCTGACTTGGCGGAAGCAGACCTCGACTTG CCCACGCAAGAGCTccaggagcagcagctggcgaAGCAAGTGACTCTGGCGATGGGCCTCTTTCCGTTCTCGATGCTTGGTCGAACTGTGGGCCGCAAACGCTTCCGTCCGCTTTACCAACGATTCCGCCGGACGCGCTCGACTGCCTCTGACACGGCGCTCAACGACTCTTACGGAGAACTGACGCTCAGCTCGTCTGGGCTCATTGGAGCGTACACGCTGCCGCACAACCTCCACTTCAACCGCACTGGATCTGAG GGCCCCGCCTGGGAcacccgccttcgccgagaGACTGGCGCGGACGTCCCGCGCGCGGACTCGCTGGGgccctcgcccttctcgcggcacttggcggccgcggctgcagggcgccagggcgccgaccgcgcgTCGGGTGCCAGCGAGGCCAGTCCCCACGAGGGCgaccgcctccgcgtgcacCGCCCCTGGATGCAGGACGCTCAGCCCCCTAGAGGAGTCTTGGGCTCCAGGGGTTCACTGCAGGTGCCGGGCCCTGCGAGAGGAGGACCCAGCGAGGTGgagctcgcctctgcag TCGTAATGAGTCCCGTAGCGGTGATCGGAGGTCAAGGGTCCTGA